The Chryseobacterium sp. 52 genome includes a region encoding these proteins:
- the atpG gene encoding ATP synthase F1 subunit gamma, translated as MANLKEIRGRISSISSTMQITRAMKMVSAAKLKKAQDAIVMLRPYSEKLQEIIQNVNSSSDPDQVSIYAQKREVKRVLFIAVTSNRGLAGAFNSSIVKELNIQFQNNAQYEVEVLTIGKKAYDAVRRSRTVYANGSSVFDNLTFDAVSHLTEAVMSSFKEGKFDEVYLIYNKFVNAATQEVTTEQLLPIHMPEVDTKEPQVETDYIFEPNRAEILDNLIPKSIKTQVFKGVLDSVASEHGARMTAMHKATDNAQSMKNDLVIFYNKARQAAITNEILEIVSGAEALKNS; from the coding sequence ATGGCAAACTTAAAAGAAATACGAGGAAGAATCAGTTCAATTTCATCTACGATGCAAATTACGCGTGCTATGAAAATGGTTTCGGCTGCGAAACTAAAAAAAGCACAGGATGCAATCGTAATGTTAAGACCTTATTCTGAAAAACTACAGGAAATTATCCAGAATGTAAATTCTAGTTCAGATCCTGATCAGGTTTCTATTTATGCTCAAAAAAGAGAAGTTAAGAGAGTCCTTTTCATTGCTGTTACTTCAAACAGAGGTTTGGCAGGTGCTTTTAACTCATCTATCGTAAAAGAGCTTAATATTCAGTTTCAGAATAATGCTCAATACGAAGTTGAAGTTCTTACAATTGGTAAAAAAGCGTACGATGCTGTAAGAAGAAGCCGTACAGTATATGCTAATGGAAGCTCTGTTTTTGATAATTTGACTTTTGATGCAGTTTCTCATCTTACGGAAGCCGTAATGAGTAGTTTCAAAGAAGGTAAATTTGATGAAGTTTATTTGATCTATAATAAATTCGTTAATGCTGCTACTCAGGAAGTAACTACTGAACAACTTCTTCCTATTCACATGCCAGAAGTTGATACAAAAGAACCTCAGGTAGAAACAGACTATATTTTTGAACCCAATAGAGCTGAAATCTTAGATAATTTGATTCCAAAATCTATTAAAACTCAGGTTTTCAAAGGTGTTTTAGATTCTGTAGCATCTGAGCATGGCGCAAGAATGACGGCAATGCATAAAGCAACAGATAATGCCCAGTCTATGAAGAATGATCTTGTGATCTTCTACAACAAAGCAAGACAGGCTGCCATTACAAACGAAATCTTAGAGATCGTTTCTGGAGCAGAAGCTTTGAAAAATTCATAA